A genomic segment from Legionella micdadei encodes:
- the fliG gene encoding flagellar motor switch protein FliG yields MDGIERAAILLLGMGEKNAAEVLKHLEPRQVQKVGMAISTMSSVSKAKMQGVLGEFLNAIEDQTSLTVDAENYLRTILINALGEENAIPFIDRILVSDKDSGLNRLKWLDARLIADVIRNEHPQIIATILIHLDSEQSAEVVSYFSSEKRAEVLLRMCTIDTVKPEAISELGHVIEKQLSGQKVGKIASVGGIKSVADVINFLEGSIETEVLDKINQWDEELCNKIKDKMFVFENLVDMDNRSVQILLRDVSTEQLMLALKGTTEPVKEKIFGNMSKRAADLLRDDLEMQGPVKVSEVEKAQRDILAIARSLAEEGKIALGTKGGDEMI; encoded by the coding sequence ATGGATGGAATCGAACGTGCCGCTATTTTGTTATTAGGGATGGGGGAAAAAAATGCTGCCGAAGTACTCAAACACCTTGAGCCTCGGCAAGTACAAAAAGTGGGGATGGCTATCTCCACGATGAGTAGTGTCAGTAAGGCAAAAATGCAAGGTGTACTCGGGGAGTTTTTAAACGCCATTGAAGATCAAACCAGCCTTACCGTTGATGCCGAAAATTATCTACGCACCATTTTGATCAATGCGCTGGGAGAGGAAAATGCGATTCCTTTCATTGATCGGATTTTAGTATCCGATAAGGACAGTGGCTTAAATCGTCTTAAGTGGCTAGATGCCCGTTTGATTGCAGATGTCATCCGGAATGAACACCCACAAATTATTGCAACAATATTGATTCATCTCGACAGTGAGCAATCGGCCGAGGTAGTCAGCTATTTTTCCTCTGAGAAGCGAGCAGAGGTCTTATTACGCATGTGTACAATTGACACCGTTAAGCCAGAAGCCATTTCCGAGCTCGGGCATGTTATTGAAAAACAACTAAGCGGCCAAAAGGTGGGAAAAATTGCTTCTGTCGGCGGAATTAAAAGCGTGGCTGATGTGATTAACTTTCTTGAAGGGTCTATTGAAACGGAAGTATTGGATAAAATTAATCAATGGGATGAAGAGCTCTGTAATAAAATTAAAGACAAAATGTTTGTATTTGAGAATTTGGTGGATATGGATAACCGCAGCGTCCAAATTCTGTTGCGTGATGTTTCTACGGAACAGTTGATGCTGGCTTTAAAAGGCACCACTGAGCCGGTAAAAGAAAAAATTTTCGGGAATATGTCTAAACGAGCCGCAGATTTGTTGCGAGATGATTTAGAAATGCAAGGCCCTGTCAAAGTCAGTGAAGTTGAGAAGGCCCAACGTGATATTTTGGCAATCGCGCGAAGCCTTGCTGAAGAAGGCAAGATTGCTTTGGGTACTAAAGGTGGAGACGAAATGATTTGA
- a CDS encoding sensor histidine kinase encodes MQCTEVPLKKTQVEVNLPERDMLASLPCGLVVLNAQGYILWLNPAAEGLLGTGLKGIAWRQVIHTAFSPREDDGHEVSLTDGRRVHVAISSLNSLPGQLVTLTDLTATRAYEQARAHKGRLAAIGRMTAQLAHQIRTPLSSAILYTEHLANLSYNDTRYTQWIMKLQGCHASIEKQIRDLLLFAKGESLESVPTSMQDWCEQLMERAQPLVQAASAQLVIENQLKADVVALHRESLIGAVLNLIINALQAQANCISLIVKGNEQEGVQLRITDDGVGMSEEVKAQAFSPFFTTKAQGTGLGLAVVYAVVKAHGGEVLLDSSSGKGSCITINLPG; translated from the coding sequence ATGCAGTGTACGGAAGTACCTTTGAAAAAGACACAGGTTGAAGTGAATTTGCCAGAACGCGATATGCTGGCAAGTTTACCTTGTGGCTTGGTTGTGCTTAATGCCCAAGGTTATATTCTTTGGTTAAACCCTGCTGCAGAGGGCTTACTCGGTACCGGGTTGAAAGGGATCGCTTGGCGGCAAGTCATTCATACGGCTTTCTCTCCGCGAGAGGACGATGGCCATGAAGTCTCTTTAACTGATGGACGCCGAGTCCATGTGGCTATTTCCTCCCTCAATAGTTTACCCGGGCAATTAGTCACATTGACCGATTTGACTGCAACTCGAGCTTATGAACAAGCAAGAGCGCACAAAGGGCGGTTAGCAGCCATCGGAAGAATGACAGCGCAATTGGCCCATCAAATTAGAACCCCGCTGTCCTCAGCAATATTATACACTGAGCATTTAGCCAATTTATCTTATAATGACACCCGCTACACTCAATGGATAATGAAATTGCAAGGTTGTCATGCCAGTATTGAGAAACAGATTCGTGATCTTTTACTGTTTGCTAAAGGTGAATCACTCGAATCTGTCCCAACCTCGATGCAGGATTGGTGTGAGCAATTGATGGAAAGAGCACAACCATTGGTTCAAGCCGCATCAGCCCAACTCGTGATTGAAAACCAACTCAAAGCGGATGTGGTAGCGCTACATCGTGAATCTTTGATTGGAGCCGTGTTAAATTTAATTATTAATGCTTTGCAAGCTCAAGCAAATTGCATTAGCCTGATTGTTAAGGGAAATGAGCAGGAAGGGGTGCAACTAAGAATTACCGATGATGGGGTAGGTATGTCAGAGGAAGTTAAGGCACAAGCGTTTTCTCCTTTCTTTACAACAAAAGCCCAAGGGACAGGTTTAGGTTTAGCTGTAGTTTACGCAGTAGTAAAAGCACACGGTGGAGAGGTTTTATTAGATTCTTCGTCAGGTAAAGGGAGTTGTATCACGATTAATCTACCAGGATAA
- a CDS encoding sigma-54-dependent transcriptional regulator — MSDVLIVEDDPVLREALAETMNLAGHSYLAAKDGKEALAMLERHSPAIVLSDIRMDKMDGQQLLAEIQRRNPGVPVILMTAHGSVEDAVAAMRHGAVDYLQKPFSAHALTEKINRYIKPALTDDDSQPVAQDPKSQALLSMALKVAQSDVGVMISGESGTGKEVLAHFIHDHSPRKNHPFIAINCAAIPEQMLEATLFGYEKGAFTGAYKSTPGKFEQAQGGTLLLDEVSEMSLALQAKLLRVLQEKEVERIGANKLINLDVRVLATSNRKLLEEVKAGRFREDLYYRLNVFPLHWLPLRERVCDIIPLANYLIRRHCQNHYPLIPALSEEAKLALLEYSWPGNARELDNVVQRALVLQTNGIIEVSHLQLPSEEMEDAEEKTNKPLSHMGSKNKEECKNDGKSLQNHEFDLIEQTLKEHHGNRQQVAAMLGISERTLRYKLAKMRKEGYAV; from the coding sequence ATGAGTGATGTATTAATTGTTGAAGACGATCCCGTTTTACGCGAAGCACTTGCAGAAACAATGAATCTTGCGGGGCATTCTTATTTGGCAGCAAAGGATGGTAAAGAAGCGCTTGCTATGCTTGAACGCCATAGTCCTGCAATTGTCTTAAGCGATATCCGCATGGATAAAATGGACGGCCAGCAGTTACTTGCTGAAATACAGCGGCGTAATCCGGGTGTACCTGTCATTTTAATGACAGCGCACGGTTCAGTTGAAGATGCAGTCGCTGCTATGCGCCACGGTGCAGTGGATTATCTCCAAAAGCCTTTCAGTGCCCATGCGTTGACTGAAAAAATAAACCGCTACATCAAGCCTGCTTTAACCGACGATGATAGCCAACCAGTGGCACAAGATCCAAAAAGCCAAGCTTTGCTGTCGATGGCATTGAAAGTGGCTCAATCCGACGTGGGAGTCATGATCAGTGGTGAAAGCGGTACTGGTAAGGAAGTGCTAGCTCATTTTATTCATGATCATTCACCACGCAAAAATCATCCTTTCATTGCAATCAATTGCGCTGCGATTCCTGAACAAATGCTGGAAGCAACCTTATTTGGCTATGAGAAAGGGGCATTCACAGGTGCGTATAAATCGACTCCTGGAAAGTTTGAACAGGCTCAAGGAGGCACGTTATTGCTCGACGAAGTAAGCGAAATGAGCTTAGCTTTGCAGGCTAAATTATTGCGGGTGTTGCAAGAGAAAGAAGTGGAAAGGATTGGAGCTAATAAACTCATTAATCTTGATGTTCGAGTTTTAGCGACATCGAACAGAAAATTACTTGAAGAGGTGAAAGCAGGCCGTTTCCGCGAGGATTTATATTATCGGTTAAATGTGTTCCCGTTACACTGGTTACCCTTGCGTGAGCGGGTTTGCGATATTATTCCTTTAGCAAATTATTTGATACGGCGGCATTGTCAGAATCACTATCCTTTAATTCCCGCGCTGAGTGAGGAGGCTAAGCTTGCCCTTTTAGAATATAGCTGGCCGGGTAATGCGCGTGAGTTGGATAATGTGGTGCAGCGCGCTTTAGTTTTACAGACCAACGGTATTATTGAAGTGTCCCATCTCCAGCTTCCTTCGGAGGAAATGGAAGATGCTGAAGAAAAAACAAACAAACCCCTGAGTCATATGGGTAGTAAAAATAAAGAAGAGTGTAAGAATGACGGCAAAAGTTTGCAAAATCATGAATTTGATTTGATTGAACAAACGCTGAAAGAGCATCATGGAAATCGCCAACAAGTGGCTGCAATGCTCGGAATTAGCGAACGTACTTTACGTTATAAATTGGCAAAAATGCGAAAAGAAGGGTATGCAGTTTAA
- the fliF gene encoding flagellar basal-body MS-ring/collar protein FliF, which yields MALVDNASTAAARFAELSVPRQIGLLAGLAASVAIGVAVVLWSREPNYLPLYYEINSRDAAEVVDLLQRNHIPFKIDKNQGQILVTADEIQDARMKLAKEGLPRGNGTGYELFADKSTFNTSQFMENARYKQALETELARTISQFHDIKSARVHLAIPRESAFVRDNREPSASVFIDVYSGVELKKQTIASIINLVASSIPNLSASRVTVVDQNGQLLSEGGGQTLFTNTERFMDYRQMLEQQYVQKIQDILTPLLGYGRVRAKVAADIDFTSFEQTQESYNPELPSLRSEQKVEEKRTSGSSASGVPGSLSNTPPANAALQQSKNNAPARGAQGANQGNQARNQQANAAKSNTESSDYRTQSTRNFELDKTISHTKNQPGTIKRLTVAVLVDDKQVIDPKTKKMIAKPLTPPELQQVKLLVADAIGLNPNRGDSINVVNSHFVKPDPIPALPELHFWQKDSFWSIIKQTGAALFILGLIFGLFRPLFRNLAGVNEVKEEEQIGELTYKAQDMLPHASDYESQLALLRQVVDKEPKRVAQVVKTWVERG from the coding sequence ATGGCATTGGTTGACAATGCTTCAACTGCGGCTGCAAGGTTTGCTGAGTTATCTGTTCCTAGGCAAATAGGCCTATTGGCAGGATTGGCCGCCAGCGTTGCTATTGGTGTGGCGGTGGTCTTATGGTCTCGGGAACCAAATTATCTGCCTTTGTACTATGAAATCAATTCACGTGATGCAGCTGAGGTTGTTGATCTTTTGCAACGTAATCACATACCGTTCAAAATAGATAAAAATCAAGGCCAAATTTTGGTAACTGCCGATGAGATTCAAGATGCACGGATGAAGTTAGCTAAAGAAGGATTGCCGCGTGGAAATGGTACTGGCTATGAATTGTTCGCTGATAAAAGCACCTTTAATACCAGCCAATTTATGGAGAATGCGCGTTATAAACAAGCTTTAGAAACTGAATTAGCACGGACTATCAGCCAATTTCATGACATAAAATCAGCTCGGGTTCATCTGGCGATTCCACGCGAATCGGCGTTCGTAAGAGATAATCGTGAACCAAGTGCCTCAGTTTTCATCGATGTCTACTCAGGAGTTGAGTTAAAAAAACAAACCATTGCTTCCATTATTAACCTCGTTGCTTCGAGTATTCCTAATCTTTCGGCTAGCAGGGTCACGGTTGTTGATCAAAATGGCCAATTGCTAAGTGAGGGTGGCGGACAAACTTTATTTACCAATACCGAGCGGTTTATGGATTACCGTCAGATGCTTGAACAGCAATACGTGCAAAAAATCCAAGATATTTTAACGCCGCTTTTAGGCTATGGCCGAGTAAGGGCAAAAGTGGCAGCGGACATTGATTTTACTTCTTTCGAGCAAACTCAAGAAAGTTATAATCCAGAGCTTCCTTCGCTCCGTAGTGAACAAAAGGTAGAGGAAAAACGCACTTCTGGAAGTTCGGCTTCGGGTGTTCCAGGTTCGTTATCAAATACACCGCCTGCCAATGCGGCTTTGCAGCAATCTAAAAATAATGCCCCTGCACGTGGAGCACAAGGTGCGAATCAAGGAAATCAAGCAAGAAATCAGCAAGCGAACGCCGCTAAAAGCAATACGGAATCAAGTGATTATCGCACGCAGAGTACGCGTAATTTTGAGTTGGATAAAACGATAAGTCATACCAAAAATCAACCTGGTACGATAAAGCGCCTCACCGTTGCTGTATTAGTGGATGATAAGCAGGTGATTGATCCTAAAACAAAAAAAATGATTGCTAAACCCCTCACGCCTCCCGAACTGCAACAAGTTAAATTACTCGTCGCGGATGCCATTGGACTCAATCCAAATCGCGGCGATAGCATCAATGTGGTGAATAGTCATTTTGTGAAGCCTGATCCTATTCCCGCATTACCGGAACTTCACTTTTGGCAAAAGGACTCGTTCTGGTCGATAATTAAACAAACTGGTGCTGCATTATTTATACTGGGACTTATTTTTGGTCTCTTTAGGCCTTTATTTAGAAATTTAGCTGGTGTGAATGAAGTTAAGGAAGAAGAGCAGATAGGTGAGCTAACTTACAAAGCTCAGGACATGCTGCCCCACGCCAGCGACTATGAATCCCAATTGGCATTACTGCGCCAAGTGGTTGATAAGGAGCCGAAACGGGTTGCGCAAGTTGTTAAAACTTGGGTTGAGCGGGGATAA
- a CDS encoding type III polyketide synthase, which translates to MTTAITAIGTANPAYKYNQKNVAEILANLLNLNLVKKRLLKSIYNSSGIESRYSVLADSIETKDQFTFIPNTPAAGYPSTSARMEIYRKNALNLALAAIENCLVNRPGFNRQQITHLITISCTGMYAPGIDIEIIQTLNLNANVKRTAINFMGCYAAFNGIKTADAFCKADKNAKVLVVCVELCTIHLQHKQDLDNLISNAIFADGASCALVEAEPQQEKYFSLETFHCDLLPQSTKEMAWHIGDHGFDMVLTSYVPQAIKSGIAAFTHNLIAQKKLTPEMIDIFAIHPGGIKILQACEEALAISKQKIKYSYDVLRQFGNMSSATILFVLKSIWDEIKPHTGHNKMIFSCAFGPGLTLESMLLKIKHGKGDQSHL; encoded by the coding sequence ATGACAACTGCAATTACTGCAATCGGTACTGCTAACCCTGCTTATAAATACAATCAGAAGAATGTTGCAGAGATTTTAGCTAATTTATTAAATCTCAATCTCGTTAAAAAAAGGCTGCTCAAATCAATTTACAATTCATCAGGAATTGAAAGTCGCTATAGCGTGTTAGCTGATTCCATTGAAACGAAAGATCAATTTACCTTCATACCTAATACACCAGCAGCGGGCTATCCTAGCACCTCAGCCCGAATGGAGATTTATCGTAAAAACGCACTTAACTTAGCCCTAGCAGCAATAGAAAACTGCCTAGTCAATCGACCCGGTTTTAACAGACAGCAAATTACCCATTTAATTACGATTAGCTGCACAGGTATGTATGCTCCTGGGATCGATATCGAGATTATTCAAACATTGAATCTAAATGCAAATGTCAAGCGCACTGCAATTAATTTTATGGGATGCTACGCAGCATTCAACGGCATAAAAACCGCCGATGCCTTTTGCAAAGCGGATAAAAATGCAAAAGTTTTAGTAGTTTGTGTTGAATTATGCACTATTCATCTTCAGCATAAACAAGATTTGGATAACCTTATATCGAATGCAATTTTTGCTGACGGTGCAAGCTGCGCGCTTGTTGAAGCTGAGCCTCAGCAGGAAAAATATTTTAGCTTAGAGACTTTTCATTGTGATTTGCTTCCTCAAAGCACAAAAGAAATGGCGTGGCACATTGGTGATCATGGTTTTGATATGGTACTTACTTCTTACGTACCCCAGGCCATTAAATCGGGGATAGCAGCCTTCACTCACAACCTTATTGCCCAAAAAAAATTAACCCCTGAAATGATAGATATTTTTGCAATTCACCCAGGGGGAATTAAGATTCTGCAAGCTTGTGAAGAAGCTTTGGCTATTTCAAAGCAAAAAATCAAATATTCTTACGATGTATTACGCCAATTCGGCAACATGTCTTCTGCAACGATCTTGTTCGTTTTAAAAAGTATCTGGGATGAAATTAAACCACATACCGGTCACAACAAAATGATATTTAGCTGTGCTTTTGGCCCTGGATTAACTTTGGAATCCATGCTGCTCAAAATTAAGCACGGTAAAGGAGATCAAAGCCATCTGTAA
- the fliE gene encoding flagellar hook-basal body complex protein FliE, with the protein MSEVNTVSLLNQMRLMAAKAEGSSVEFNAMQEPFGEVLQRALGDVNQLHQSADALKSRYELGDPSVSIGEVMIATQKANLGFEAVLRVRNKLVDVYQDIMNMSI; encoded by the coding sequence ATGAGCGAAGTTAATACCGTATCTTTATTAAATCAAATGCGCTTAATGGCAGCTAAGGCTGAAGGTTCAAGTGTTGAGTTTAATGCAATGCAGGAGCCTTTTGGTGAGGTTTTGCAACGGGCGCTAGGAGATGTGAACCAATTGCATCAATCCGCGGACGCATTAAAGAGCCGCTATGAACTTGGAGATCCAAGTGTGAGTATTGGAGAGGTCATGATTGCAACGCAAAAGGCAAATTTAGGCTTTGAAGCTGTCTTACGAGTTCGCAATAAATTAGTTGATGTTTATCAAGATATTATGAATATGTCGATTTAA
- a CDS encoding replication-associated recombination protein A: MSLFDTQPKPPLAELLRPKHWDDVIGQDHLLGEGKALRLAFESGKPHSMILWGPPGTGKTTLARLSASAFDCEWIALSAVFSGVKDIRAAVEQAKHYLSQHRHTILFIDEIHRFNKSQQDALLPYTESGLITFIGATTENPSFEVNSALLSRAQVYVLKPLNEGDLKQLIKRAQEQVLAHLQFDEEAIGHLVHYADGDARRLLNLLEQIDNVAQAQGQAKVTADLIRNALSPASRRFDKGGENFYDQISALHKSVRGSSPDAALYWLCRMLDGGVDPLYLTRRIIRMAWEDIGLADPRAMQLANDAAATYERLGSPEGELALGQAVIYLAMAAKSNAGYVAFNKAMAFVKQDKSREVPIHLRNAPTKLMKDLGYGHAYRYAHDEPYAYAAGESYLPDGMKEPDWYEPVSRGLEAKIAEKMAFLRKLDEEAGKK, translated from the coding sequence ATGAGTCTATTTGACACGCAACCAAAGCCGCCACTTGCTGAATTATTACGACCAAAACACTGGGACGATGTAATTGGCCAAGATCATTTACTTGGTGAAGGGAAGGCATTACGGCTTGCCTTTGAATCAGGAAAACCCCATTCCATGATTTTATGGGGGCCACCTGGCACTGGTAAAACAACTCTGGCTCGGTTAAGCGCGAGTGCTTTTGATTGCGAATGGATTGCCCTCTCAGCTGTTTTTTCTGGAGTTAAAGATATTCGTGCAGCAGTTGAACAAGCAAAGCATTATCTTAGCCAACACAGACACACAATTTTGTTTATCGATGAAATTCATCGATTTAATAAATCTCAGCAGGATGCGTTACTTCCTTATACTGAATCTGGCTTAATTACGTTTATCGGCGCTACGACTGAAAATCCTTCTTTCGAAGTAAACTCAGCGCTACTTTCTCGGGCACAGGTCTATGTTTTAAAACCCTTAAATGAAGGGGATTTAAAACAATTAATAAAGCGTGCACAGGAGCAAGTTCTTGCTCATCTGCAGTTTGATGAAGAAGCAATAGGACATCTTGTGCATTATGCTGATGGTGATGCTCGCCGATTGCTCAACTTGTTAGAGCAGATTGACAATGTGGCACAGGCGCAAGGCCAAGCAAAGGTGACAGCGGATCTCATCCGGAATGCATTAAGTCCAGCTAGCCGCCGTTTTGACAAGGGGGGAGAGAATTTTTACGATCAAATCTCGGCTCTGCACAAATCAGTGCGTGGTTCTAGCCCTGATGCTGCACTTTATTGGCTATGCCGAATGCTTGATGGAGGGGTAGATCCGCTGTATCTTACACGTCGAATTATCCGAATGGCCTGGGAAGATATTGGTCTTGCTGATCCGAGGGCAATGCAACTTGCTAATGATGCTGCAGCGACTTATGAACGCCTAGGTTCCCCCGAGGGTGAGCTTGCATTGGGGCAAGCTGTCATTTATCTGGCCATGGCAGCGAAGAGTAATGCTGGTTATGTGGCATTTAACAAGGCAATGGCCTTTGTAAAACAGGATAAATCCCGGGAAGTTCCCATTCATTTGCGCAATGCGCCAACGAAATTAATGAAAGATCTCGGATATGGACATGCTTATCGTTATGCACATGATGAACCGTATGCCTATGCTGCCGGTGAAAGCTATCTTCCAGATGGAATGAAAGAACCAGATTGGTATGAGCCTGTTTCCAGAGGCTTGGAGGCTAAAATTGCCGAAAAGATGGCGTTTTTACGGAAATTGGATGAGGAAGCTGGCAAAAAATAA
- the lolA gene encoding outer membrane lipoprotein chaperone LolA, producing the protein MRKIVLLALVVFAHAAFCESAADTLQTKLNAMRSLTATFKQIVKTREREISRSSGTMALERPGRFRWQTKDPMEQLVVADGQKIWVYDVDLEQVTVKKQDASLEGTAALFLSGYDNTVTRDFEVTESVSGTKQSYDLRSKSNKANFQRLKLIFNQNTLSTIEMFDQLGQHTIVSLSNVKSNPKVAASLFQFKPPKGTDVVQQ; encoded by the coding sequence ATGAGAAAAATTGTCCTACTCGCATTAGTTGTCTTTGCTCATGCTGCTTTTTGTGAATCCGCGGCAGATACGTTACAAACTAAGCTCAATGCAATGCGTAGTTTAACTGCTACGTTTAAACAAATTGTTAAAACCAGAGAGCGGGAAATATCACGTTCCTCAGGTACTATGGCGTTAGAGCGCCCAGGGCGTTTTCGCTGGCAAACCAAAGACCCTATGGAGCAACTTGTTGTTGCTGACGGCCAAAAAATATGGGTTTACGATGTTGATTTGGAACAAGTGACTGTAAAAAAGCAGGACGCAAGCTTAGAAGGTACTGCCGCGTTGTTTTTGAGTGGTTACGACAACACGGTGACACGAGATTTCGAGGTTACTGAAAGTGTTTCAGGTACAAAGCAATCTTATGATTTGCGCTCCAAATCCAATAAAGCGAATTTCCAACGGCTAAAGTTGATCTTTAATCAAAACACATTGAGTACAATTGAAATGTTTGATCAATTAGGTCAACACACGATTGTGAGTTTATCTAATGTGAAATCTAATCCTAAAGTTGCAGCAAGCTTATTCCAGTTTAAGCCTCCTAAGGGTACAGATGTGGTTCAACAATGA
- a CDS encoding DedA family protein gives MENLHHFLNFILHIDNYLLNFVSTYGTWTYLVLFLIIFCETGLVVTPFLPGDSLLFVAGSIAAQPTTPLHIMLLLFLLIGASILGNQLNYFIGRLIGPRIFSAETSWLFNKNHLIETHQFYEKHGGKTIILARFIPIIRTFAPFVAGIGYMGTYQFSLYNITSALLWIGSLLGFGYFLGSLPFIKENFSLVIYGIILLSVTPPFIAFAYRKITPNGRNKLETEIDRKLN, from the coding sequence ATGGAAAATTTACATCATTTTTTGAACTTTATTTTACATATCGATAATTACTTACTCAATTTTGTTTCCACTTATGGCACTTGGACCTATTTAGTCTTATTCCTTATCATTTTTTGTGAAACAGGTTTGGTCGTAACCCCTTTTCTTCCAGGCGATTCTTTACTTTTTGTGGCAGGCAGTATTGCCGCTCAGCCTACTACCCCACTGCACATCATGCTCCTTCTTTTCCTTCTTATCGGAGCATCGATACTGGGTAATCAATTAAATTACTTTATCGGCCGTTTAATTGGACCGCGCATTTTTTCAGCCGAAACTTCCTGGCTATTTAATAAAAACCATTTAATTGAAACCCATCAGTTTTATGAAAAGCACGGTGGCAAGACAATCATTCTTGCCCGTTTTATTCCTATAATCCGTACCTTTGCCCCTTTTGTAGCTGGGATAGGATATATGGGAACTTATCAATTTTCCCTCTACAATATCACCAGCGCACTGCTTTGGATTGGCAGCTTGCTCGGTTTCGGCTATTTTTTAGGCTCATTACCATTCATTAAAGAAAATTTCTCGCTCGTCATTTACGGCATTATTTTACTTTCAGTGACTCCACCTTTTATTGCTTTTGCGTATCGAAAAATAACCCCAAATGGGCGCAATAAATTAGAAACAGAGATTGATAGAAAATTAAACTGA